A single Cryptococcus deuterogattii R265 chromosome 2, complete sequence DNA region contains:
- a CDS encoding urease accessory protein has product MRAPLRDSPRLLAGEGRVHLSASTAHPRFSTSLAAYPLKLLSPIPLPSQPANYAVLYTLAYGGGLVAGDLVSLSVALDPGCGLIMLTQGTTKVYKRRPGLRPLSHLRTSSPPSSDPNLTRQRLHIHLSSSSFLLLLPDSVSPFRSSIYSQTQRFVLPADRTASVLILDWVNSGRGQRPEEDDEEIWSMDSYGSTNEVWVGEERIMRERMVLDNSHFGLKAGDSLSPVANQLSPYNVYATVLILGPHFATLFSYLTYLSDHTRQFQLKKPPGLTWSFSEIDGKLQAGVVRIAACEVEDARKWLREVMTAGGIAALVGEGMWPRCI; this is encoded by the coding sequence ATGCGAGCGCCGCTGCGGGATTCCCCCCGCCTCCTGGCAGGAGAAGGCCGGGTGCACCTctccgcctccaccgcACACCCACGCTTCTCCACCAGCCTCGCAGCATACCCTCTCAAACTTCTCTCTCCAATTCCTCTCCCCTCACAGCCCGCAAACTACGCCGTCCTCTACACTCTCGCCTATGGCGGAGGCCTTGTAGCTGGCGATCTCGTCAGCCTGAGCGTGGCGCTTGACCCAGGGTGTGGTCTCATCATGCTCACCCAGGGCACCACCAAAGTATACAAGCGTCGTCCAGGCCTTCGCCCCCTTTCCCACTTGCGTACCTCCTCACCGCCATCTTCAGACCCCAATCTCACACGTCAAAGACTGCACATACATCTTTCCTCGTCGTCCTTCTTACTTCTCTTACCTGATTCTGTTTCCCCTTTCCGCTCATCTATCTATTCCCAGACCCAGCGCTTCGTCCTTCCTGCAGACAGGACAGCATCAGTTCTCATTCTCGATTGGGTCAATTCAGGCCGAGGGCAAAGGcccgaagaagatgatgaggagatttGGAGCATGGATAGCTACGGGTCAACGAACGAAGTTtgggtgggagaggagagaatcATGAGAGAACGTATGGTGCTCGATAATTCCCACTTCGGTTTGAAGGCTGGCGACAGTCTGTCTCCTGTCGCGAACCAGCTGTCCCCCTACAATGTCTACGCCACTGTCCTAATCCTTGGTCCCCATTTTGCCACCCTTTTCTCGTATCTCACTTATCTCTCTGATCATACGCGGCAGTTCCAGCTGAAGAAGCCCCCTGGTTTGACATGGAGTTTTAGTGAGATAGATGGCAAGTTGCAGGCGGGAGTGGTCAGAATTGCAGCATGCGAAGTGGAGGATGCTAGAAAATGGCTGAGAGAGGTTATGACTGCTGGCGGTATAGCGGCTCTGGTAGGGGAAGGAATGTGGCCGAGGTGTATTTAG
- a CDS encoding chromosome associated protein has translation MYIKTITIQGFKSYRDQVAVDPFSPGHNVVVGRNGSGKSNFFSAIRFVLSDQYTKLSREERQRLLHEGTSTTTTLSAYVEIVFDNSDGRFPTGRQEVVLRRTIGLKKDEYSLDRKSASKSEVDQLLESAGFSKANPYYIVPQGRITHLTNMNDRERLRLLKDVAGTEVYEQKRAESTRIMEETDGKRDKILELLTTIEDRLRELEEEKEELKEYQEKDRERRCLEYALHQRELEDVTNALDEIEAERRQDIHNSNEKRKEFNDREDEIQHYEEALTAAKHSLSTTQTSLRQYETERADLVRNRTELECIIADFETAGEVGEYRRAELAEELEMIQQKIDEATARLEDLVTEAEQKIGEEKTAREALEPTQSKLSVLFAKQGRAQQFATQAARDEYLRDEIESLQEHEKNQTERVEILQKEVAGAKEHLAELSSKSDQQAQSENDRRENLKKMNEEVAQLQKSIASMHEQKKELWREEGKLTQTEVNAKSEMEAAERLLMGMMNKDTSNGLRAVRQIAKRLNLDGVYGPLYDLFEVSDKYKTAVEVTAGNSLFHVVVDNDETASKLLDVMNREKSGRVTFMPLNRLRSHTVNYPKANDAIPMIQKLQFDREYVMAFEQVFGRTIICEDLQSAAHYTRSHGLNAVTIEGDRVDRKGALTGGYHDVRRSRLDAVKAAKKWRRAYEADHARHAEVKAALQNLEQEVTKAMGQVQALEAKKRYISDGGEGLFKLLTLSARDLEQARDRVARLELSLEEAEGASKDAKAKRESYEEELRTPMRQNLTDEELRELETLTQTVEAQKKLLFEASQSRAKVVGERNRLEIELSENLRRKKQELRDKLDRLESEAGNGELQSGEVELRRSELRNLVRDIEQLEDKVSESEGRLDELNSEISKISENLERVQTQQMENTRAIMRVQKNAERYLTKRQTLINRKDECNNAIRDLGVLPEEAFSKYTDQRSDKIIKRLHKVNDSLKKFAHVNKKAFEQYSNFTKQRDELMDRRDELDQSAIKIEELIETLDQRKDEAIERTFKQVSKYFEEVFETLVPLGKGELIMQKKANGYMEEESEESLEQGREKSDIESYVGVSIRVSFNSKHDEGQRIQQLSGGQKSLVALALVFAIQKCDPAPFYLFDEIDANLDAQYRTAVASMIHALSAHAQFITTTFKSEMLAQADKFYGVFFDKQKVSSIKVIEKEEASDFVETAAQVGQL, from the exons ATG TATATCAAAACGATAACCATTCAAG GTTTCAAATCTTACAGAGACCAAGTGGCTGTAGATCCGTTCTC ACCTGGACACAATGTTGTGGTTGGTCGAAATGGTAGCGGGAAAtcaaacttcttctccg CTATACGATTTGTTCTGTCTGATCAATATACCAAATTGAGCCGAGAAGAAAGACAGCGTTTGCTACACGAAGGAACGAGTACAACCACGACTCTTTCTGCCTATGTGGAGATTGTGTTCGACA ATTCTGATGGGCGTTTCCCAACTGGTCGACAGGAAGTCGTGCTTCGCCGAACAATTGGTCTTAAGAAAGATGAATATTCCCTGGATAGAAAGAGCGCTAGCAAATCTGAAGTTGATCAGCTGTTAGAAAGTGCCGGCTTCTCAAAGGCTAACCCCTATTATATCGTCCCTCAAGGAAGG ATCACGCATCTAACGAATATGAACGATCGAGAAAGGCTCAGACTGTTAAAGGATGTAGCAGGAACAGAGGTTTACGAGCAGAAAAGGGCAGAGTCGACCAGGATCATGGAAGAAACCG ACGGAAAGCGAGACAAGATTCTTGAGCTCCTCACTACCATCGAGGACCGATTACGcgaacttgaagaagaaaaggaggaactCAAAGAGTACCAAGAGAAAGACCGAGAAAGGCGCTGCCTGGAATACGCATTGCATCAGAGAGAACTGGAAGATGTCACAAATGCTTTGGATGAAATCGAGGCAGAAAGGAGACAAGACATACATAATAGtaatgagaagagaaaggaattCAATGATCGAGAGGACGAAATCCAG CATTACGAGGAAGCTCTTACTGCGGCTAAGCATTCCTTGTCCACTACACAAACTTCACTCAGGCAGTATGAAACTGAGCGGGCGGATTTAGTGCGTAACAGAACAGAATTGGAATGCATTATCGCCGATTTCGAGACGGCTGGTGAAGTGGGCGAGTACAGGAGGGCAGAGCTGGctgaagagctggaaatGATACAGCAGAAGATAGATGAGGCAACCGCAAGATTAGAGGACCTGGTGACAGAAGCTGAGCAGAAGATTGGGGAGGAAAAAACCGCAAGAGAAGC GCTTGAACCTACACAATCCAAGCTCTCAGTATTGTTTGCCAAGCAGGGACGAGCGCAGCAATTCGCAACCCAGGCAGCCCGGGACGAGTATCTCAGAGACGAAATCGAATCTCTCCAAGAGCACGAGAAGAATCAAACGGAGCGGGTGGAGATCTTGCAAAAAGAGGTGGCTGGTGCGAAGGAACATTTGGCAGAGCTCTCATCCAAGTCTGATCAGCAGGCACAAAGTGAGAACGATAGGAGAGAGAACTTGAAAAAAATGAACGAGGAGGTCGCACAACTGCAAAAAAGCATTGCGAGTATGCACGAGCAGAAAAA GGAGCTATGGCGGGAAGAGGGCAAGTTGACTCAGACTGAGGTCAATGCGAAGAGCGAAATGGAGGCCGCCGAGCGTTTACTGATGGGTATGATGAACAAG GACACGAGCAATGGCTTAAGGGCTGTTCGACAAATTGCCAAGAGACTAAACCTTGATGGTGTCTATGGCCCTCTCTACGATCTTTTTGAAGTCTCTGACAAATACAAAACTGCCGTAGAGGTAACAGCCGGTAACAG CTTGTTCCACGTTGTTGTGGATAATGATGAGACTGCCAGCAAGCTACTTGATGTTATGAATCGTGAAAAGAGTGGTCGTGTGACTTTCATGCCTCTCAATCGTCTTAGAAGTCATACTGTCAACTATCCGAAGGCCAACGATGCTATCCCAATGATTCAAAAGCTACAGTTTGACAGGGAATATGTCATGGCATTTGAACAG GTGTTTGGTCGAACCATCATTTGTGAAGACCTTCAAAGTGCCGCCCACTATACTCGATCTCATGGCTTGAACGCTGTTACCATTGAGGGTGATCGAGTTGATCGCAAAGGTGCTCTGACCGGCGGTTATCACGATGTTCGACGCTCCCGTCTCGATGCCGTCAAAGCTGCAAAGAAATGGCGAAGGGCGTACGAAGCGGATCACGCGCGCCATGCGGAGGTGAAAGCTGCACTGCAAAATCTCGAACAGGAGGTCACAAAGGCCATGGGTCAAGTACAAGCACTTGAGGCGAAGAAAAGGTACATATCGGACGGGGGAGAGGGCTTATTCAAGCTGCTCACTTTGTCGGCGAGAGATTTAGAGCAAGCAAGAGATAGGGTAGCGAGGTTAGAGTTAAGcctggaagaagctgagggAGCATCGAAGGATGCTAAAGCCAAGAGAGAGAGCTATGAGGAAGAGCTCAGGACCCCCATGAGACAAAACCTGACGGATGAAGAATTGAGAGAGTTGGAAACCTTGACGCAGACTGTGGAAGCCCAGAAGAAGTTGCTGTTTGAAGCAAGCCAGAGCAGAGCAAAGGTGGTTGGAGAGCGTAATCGGTTAGAAATCGAGCTTTCGGAGAATCTTAGACGAAAGAAACAGGAGTTACGAGATAAACTTGATCGACTGGAAAGTGAAGCGGGTAATGGGGAACTGCAGTCTGGGGAAGTGGAATTGCGAAGAAGCGAGCTCAGGAATCTTGTGCGTGATATCGAGCAGCTCGAGGATAAAGTTTCTG AGTCTGAAGGTCGCCTTGACGAATTAAATTCTGAAATCTCCAAAATCTCGGAAAATCTCGAGCGTGTACAGACTCAGCAGATGGAAAATACTCGAGCCATCATGCGTGTTCAAAAAAATGCTGAACGTTATCTCACCAAACGACAGACCCTCATCAACAGGAAGGACGAGTGCAATAATGCCATTCGTGATTTGGGTGTTCTGCCGGAGGAAGCATTCTCAAAGTATACTGACCAAAGGTCAGATAAG ATTATTAAAAGACTTCACAAAGTGAACGACAGTCTCAAGAAATTTGCCCACGTCAATAAGAAGGCGTTTGAGCAATATAGCAATTTCACGAAGCAGCGTGATGAACTGATGGATCGTCGAGATGAGCTCGATCAGTCGGCTATCAAAATTGAAGAACTCATTGAGACTCTTGATCAACGTAAGGATGAGGCAATTGAGAGAACATTCAAGCAAGTGTCCAAGTACTTTGAAGAGGTATTCGAAACATTGGTTCCAttggggaaaggagagttAATCATGCAGAAAAAGGCCAATGGTTACATG gaagaagagtcagAAGAGTCGTTGGAgcagggaagagaaaaaagtgaCATTGAGAGCTACGTTGGCGTCTCCATTCGCGTTTCCTTCAATTCGAAGCATGACGAAGGTCAGCGCATCCAGCAGCTGTCTGGAGGTCAAAAGTCTCTTGTGGCTCTTGCCCTGGTTTTCGCCATCCAAAAGTGCGATCCTGCACCTTTCTACCTATTTGACGAAATCGATGCGAACTTGGATGCGCAATACCGTACTGCAGTAGCAA GCATGATCCACGCGCTTTCCGCCCACGCGCAGTTTATCACAACCACGTTTAAGTCTGAAATGCTTGCTCAGGCGGATAAATTCTACGGTGTCTTCTTTGATAAACAAAAAGTCAGTTCGATAAAGGTGattgaaaaggaggaggcaaGTGACTTTGTAGAAACTGCTGCACAAGTCGGACAATTATGA
- a CDS encoding 40S ribosomal protein S17, which produces MGRVRTKTVKRSSRILIERYYPRLTLDFHSNKRILDEVATVPSKRLRNKIAGFTTHLMKRIQKGPVRGISFRLQEEERERKDQYVPEVSALAASEESPLEVDAETKDLLKSLGMDDLSVNVINVTANAPRERKSRFVPGAGRA; this is translated from the exons ATG GGTCGAGTCAGGACAAAGACCGTCAAGCGATCTTCTCGAATCCTCATCGAGCGATACTACCCCCGTCTCACCCTCGACTTCCA CTCCAACAAGCGAATCCTTGATGAGGTCGCTACTGTTCCCTCTAAGAGGTTGAGGAACAAGATCGCTGGTT TCACCACCCACTTGATGAAGCGAATCCAGAAGGGTCCTGTCCGAGGTATCTCTTTCAGGttgcaggaggaggagagggagcgAAAGGACCA GTACGTCCCCGAGGTCTCTGCCCTTGCCGCTTCCGAGGAGTCTCCTCTCGAGGTCGACGCCGAGACCAAGGACCTCCTCAAGTCTTTGGGTATGGACGACCTTTCCGTCAACGTCATCAACGTCACCGCCAACGCTCCTCGAGAGAGGAAGTCTCGATTCGTCCCTGGTGCGGGCCGTGCTTag
- a CDS encoding H/ACA ribonucleoprotein complex subunit 4, whose protein sequence is MAVASSSALTDSQVSKIQQDSEFSIKSESVTPKLDTSQWPLLLKNYDKLLVRSSHFTPIPSGISPLKRDLQTYVKSGVINLDKPSNPSSHEVVAWLKRILRVEKTGHSGTLDPKVTGCLIVCIDRATRLVKSQQGAGKEYVCVVRFHDKLKDEKALPRALETLTGALFQRPPLISAVKRQLRVRTIYESKLIEYDNERNLGVFWVSCEAGTYIRTLCVHLGLLLGVGAHMQELRRVRSGITGENDDIVSMHDVLDAQWLYDNTRDESYLRRVIRPLESLLTNYKRIVVKDSAVNAICYGAKLMIPGLLRYEADIEVNEEVVLMTTKGEAIAIGIAQMSTVDLASCDHGVVAKVKRCIMNRDLYPRKWGLGPKAQEKKKMIKKGELDKYGKPIEGVTPQQWSKGYVDYNDPDAVPASGSNDLLPTQPATTEDVKMEPVEVKVEADEKKRKREEEEVGSPKAEDKKKKKKVKTEDGAEREETAEERAARKAAKKEKKEKKKAKDE, encoded by the exons ATGGCTGTTGCCAGCTCATCCGCCCTCACTGACAGTCAGGTCAGCAAGATCCAGCAGGATTCCGAATTCTCCATCAAAAGCGAGTCCGTCACGCCCAAGCTCG ACACTTCTCAATGGCCTCTTTTGCTCAAGAACTACGATAAATTGCTTGTCCGATCTTCCCATTTTACGCCAATTCCCTCC GGTATCTCTCCTCTTAAACGCGACCTCCAAACTTATGTCAAGTCTGGTGTTATTAACCTCGACAAGCCTTCCAACCCGTCTTCTCACGAAGTTGTTGCTTGGTTGAAGCGCATCTTACGTGTCGAGAAGACCGGCCACTCTGGTACTCTTGATCCTAAGGTCACTGGCTGTTTGATTGTCTGTATCGACAGGGCTACTCGACTTGTCAAGTCCCAGCAAGGTGCAGGAAAGGAATACGTGTGTGTGGTTCGATTCCACGACAAGttgaaggacgagaaggcTTTGCCCCGAGCTTTGGAGACACTCACCGGCGCCCTTTTCCAGCGACCGCCTCTCATCTCCGCCGTCAAGCGTCAGCTTCGTGTTCGAACAATCTACGAATCCAAGTTGATCGAATACGACAATGAAAGGAACCTTGGTGTATTCTGGGTGTCATGTGAGGCCGGTACTTATATTAGGACTTTGTGTGTCCACTTGGGGTTGCTGTTGGGTGTCGGTGCCCACATGCAAGAACTCAGACGTGTGAGGAGTGGTATTACTGGCGAGAATGATGACATCGTGTCTATGCACGATGTTTTGGATGCCCAATGGTTGTACGATAACACTCGTGACG AATCCTACCTGCGCCGAGTAATTCGCCCTCTTGAGTCTCTTCTCACCAACTACAAGCGTATTGTCGTTAAAGATTCCGCCGTCAACGCCATTTGCTATGGTGCCAAGCTCATGATTCCTGGTCTCTTGCGATATGAAGCCGATATAGAAGTCAACGAAGAGGTTGTTCTCATGACTACAAAGGGCGAGGCTATCGCCATTGGTATCGCTCAAATGTCTACTGTCGACCTTGCTTCTTGCGATCATGGTGTGGTGGccaaggtgaagaggtgCATCATGAACAGGGATCTTTACCCTAGGAAGTGGGGACTTGGTCCCAAGGctcaagaaaagaagaagatgatcaagaagggagagCTGGACAAGTATGGCAAGCCTATTGAAGGTGTTACGCCTCAACAATGGTCCAAGGGTTACGTTGACTACAATGACCCTGATGCTGTGCCTGCTTCTGGATCCAACGACCTCTTGCCCACCCAACCTGCCACTACGGAAGATGTCAAGATGGAGCCGGTCGAGGTCAAGGTTGAGgcggatgagaagaagcgcaagcgcgaggaagaggaagttggaTCACCAAAGGCtgaggacaagaagaagaagaagaaggtgaagactGAGGATGGTGCTGAGCGAGAGGAGACTGCTGAGGAGAGGGCGGCAAGGAAGGcggccaagaaggagaagaaggagaaaaagaaggcgaaggacGAGTAG
- a CDS encoding D-erythro-sphingosine kinase → MTSTLFPTLGHRPLPPPYIPTASNNNSDTWIAQPYTHIMRPPNQLPVVLNNNNHGLLAIQRSTLDVLQLSSDGRPPKRLVTCPLRNFLKASLAPAPENASRRLDLHFLGGGKGTQLKLVKLHVLVEPINIPETNEWTRSLMEAAYGLIKPFRNVLILVNPVGGKGKAKNIVQDTVIPILEAAGATVTVKETTHRLHAEEIARSMDLVYDVIATASGDGLVYEVVNGLASRSDARKALLTPIAPIPTGSANAVCTNLFGVKDTFNIHLATLNIIKGCRLPIDLCSILILPSMTRRFAFLSQAIGLMVDLDIGTENLRWMGDTRFLVGFLKGIANNKGAFCRLRLKVVEDDKQDMARKAKERIQQRKIDGDDVAPLTNQMKNMSVDGDTPVSTNDDIPAEHEPPTVNEEPTSSASHPIPKSANANYVPDHGPIPDAQPLKYDETWITIESLPKKSSIKPKNSTQSLKPQSKASTQNKWVDGQGILYFYAGMMPWVARDLMQWPVSIPGDGLIDVVVQSVVPRLTMANAIAGAEKGETYWMDCQYYYKVSQFIAENLDIENQPLFTIDGEAFPFESFHVEVHTRVANLLSLNGDFFTSDFLKKPSEKN, encoded by the exons ATGACGTCGACACTTTTCCCCACCCTCGGGCATCGTCCACTTCCCCCACCATACATTCCTACcgccagcaacaacaattCTGACACCTGGATAGCCCAGCCCTACACTCACATAATGCGTCCCCCAAATCAACTTCCTGTCGTTCTCAACAATAACAACCATGGCCTACTCGCCATCCAACGATCCACTCTCGATGTCCTTCAGCTCTCGAGCGACGGCCGGC CTCCCAAGCGACTAGTCACATGCCCTTTGAGAAACTTTCTCAAGGCATCCCTTGCTCCTGCCCCCGAGAATGCATCGCGGCGGCTGGATCTGCATTTTCTAGGAGGGGGCAAGGGCACGCAGCTGAAACTCGTCAAACTTCATGTGCTAGTAGAACCCATCAATATACCAGAAACAAATGAATGGACAAGATCTCTAATGGAGGCAGCTTATGGTT TAATTAAGCCTTTCAGAAATGTTTTGATCTTGGTCAACCCCGTaggaggaaagggtaaAGCAAAGAATATAGTGCAAGATACTGTTATTCCTATACTTGAAGCAGCTGGAGCAACTGTAACAGTAAAAG AGACTACTCATAGACTACATGCCGAAGAGATCGCGAGATCCATGGATCTGGTATACGA TGTGATTGCCACTGCTTCCGGAGACGGTCTCGTCTATGAGGTCGTCAACGGCCTTGCATCCCGTTCCGACGCCCGCAAGGCTTTGTTGACGCCTATCGCCCCCATCCCGACAG GTTCGGCCAATGCTGTTTGCACCAACCTATTCGGCGTGAAGGACACTTTCAACATACATTTGGCTACGCTCAACATTATCAAAG GATGTAGACTCCCCATTGATCTTTGCTCCATCCTTATTCTCCCATCCATGACTCGACGGTTcgcttttctttctcaagCAATTGGTCTCATGGTAGATCTCGACATTGGGACAGAAAATCTCAGATGGATGGGGGATACCAGATTTCTAGTTGGGTTTCTCAAAGGAATAGCGAACAATAAAGGAGCGTTTTGTCGATTGAGGCTCAAAGTCGTCGAAGACGACAAGCAAGACATGGCTagaaaggcaaaggaacGGATACAACAGCGGAAGATTGACGGTGATGATGTTGCTCCGTTGACCAACCAGATGAAAAACATGAGCGTAGACGGTGACACGCCGGTTTCTACAAACGATGACATTCCCGCTGAGCATGAACCCCCAACAGTGAACGAAGAACCTACGTCATCCGCCAGCCACCCGATACCAAAGTCCGCAAACGCCAATTATGTCCCGGACCATGGTCCCATTCCAGATGCTCAGCCGCTAAAATATGATGAGACTTGGATAACTATTGAAAGTCTCCCTAAAAAGTCATCCATCAAACCCAAAAACTCTACTCAGAGTTTGAAACCCCAATCTAAGGCTTCAACACAAAACAAATGGGTTGACGGACAAGGGATTCTATATTTCTA TGCCGGGATGATGCCATGGGTAGCTCGAGATCTGATGCAATGGCCTGTTTCCATCCCAGGGGATGGCCTGATAGATGTAGTTGTTCAAAGCGTAGTACCGAGGTTGACTATGGCAAATGCGATTGCCGGCGCCGAAAAAGGGGAGACGTACTGGATGGATTGTCAGTACTACTATAAGG TGTCACAGTTCATCGCAGAGAACTTAGACATTGAGAATCAACCACTTTTTACAATCG ATGGGGAAGCCTTCCCCTTCGAATCGTTTCACGTCGAGGTACATACTAGAGTTGCAAATCTTCTTAGCCTAAACGGAGACTTTTTCACTTCTGAtttcttgaagaagcccAGTGAAAAGAATTAA
- a CDS encoding aspartyl aminopeptidase: protein MKASISPPPKDAVNFCDFVTHAPTPFHAVAHLTTRLFTSGFVPISERSSSASLEPGGKYYYTRNQSSLVAFTLPAKPLSETAISFAVGHLDSPCLKVRPVSKKTKSNYLQVGVELYGGGIWHSWFDRDLSLAGRVIVANREALHSDDPKFVSKLVKIDRPILRIPTLAIHLDRTANDSFTFNKETEFQPILGLVEDALNATDAALGMKRSHSGTPHRPLAKDDSHETEKSDDLFDVANMEDKHHPKLLAVLAEELGCDIADIQDFELSLFDTQPSTVGGLSNEFVYSPRIDNLMTSFCTIEALCEAVKTSNAEEESNIRCVILFDNEEVGSVSHHGAESNLLPAFVERIVQLKDYKDVGYYTMLANSFLISADMGHAIHPNYESRYETNLAPKINGGIVIKTNANQRYTSNAQTTFLLRRVAKKAGVPVQEFEIRNDSSCGSTVGPHLSTHVRTVDIGLAQLSMHSIRETAGSHDVRHYIDFFKVFFHGFGEIDRELRVDWH from the exons ATGAAGGCCTCGatctcccctcccccaaAGGATGCAGTAAA CTTCTGCGACTTTGTCACCCATGCCCCCACCCCCTTCCATGCTGTAGCCCATCTCACAACCCGCCTCTTCACCTCAGGCTTCGTCCCCATCTCGGAAAGGAgttcttcagcttctctcGAGCCTGGTGGAAAATACTACTACACTCGTAACCAGTCATCTCTTGTGGCGTTCACCCTTCCCGCAAAGCCCCTGTCCGAGACAGCCATTTCTTTTGCCGTTGGCCATCTTGACTCACCTTGTCTCAAGGTGAGACCGGTGAGTAAAAAGACAAAGTCAAATTACCTCCAGGTTGGCGTCGAACTATACGGCGGGGGTATCTGGCATTCCTGGTTTGACCGCGACCTTTCCCTCGCCGGTCGGGTGATCGTTGCCAATCGTGAAGCCCTTCATTCTGACGATCCCAAATTTGTTTCCAAACTTGTTAAGATTGACAGACCAATCTTGAGAATACCTACCCTTGCTATCCACCTTGATAGGACAGCAAATGACAGTTTCACATTCAACAAGGAGACAGAGTTCCAGCCAATTTTGGGTTTGGTCGAGGATGCGTTGAATGCGACAGATGCTGCACTGGGTATGAAGAGATCGCACTCCGGAACACCTCATCGACCTCTCGCCAAAGATGATTCTCATGAAACTGAGAAATCGGACGACTTGTTCGATGTGGCGAACATGGAGGATAAACACCATCCCAAGCTCTTGGCTGTACTGGCTGAAGAGCTTGGATGTGATATTGCTGATATCCAAGACTTTGAACT CTCTCTATTTGACACACAACCATCCACCGTTGGTGGTCTTTCGAACGAGTTCGTCTACAGCCCTCGCATCGATAATCTTATGACGTC TTTCTGCACCATTGAGGCTCTTTGCGAGGCGGTTAAGACATCCAacgctgaagaagaatccAACATTCGTTGTGTCATTTTGTTCGATAATGAAGAGGTTGGCTCTGTCTCCCACCATGGCGCCGAATCCAATTTGCTTCCCGCGTTTGTAGAGCGCATAGTGCAATTGAAGGACTACAAAGACGTGGGCTACTATACTATGCTCGCGAACAGCTTTTTGATCTCGGCTGACATGGGTCATGCT ATCCATCCCAATTACGAATCACGCTACGAAACCAATCTTGCTCCCAAGATCAACGGTGGCATCGTGATCAAGACCAACGCCAACCAGCGTTACACCTCCAACGCTCAAACGACAttcttgttgagaagagtggcAAAGAAAGCGGGGGTTCCTGTTCAAGAATTCGAGATCCGCAATGATTCC TCATGCGGCTCGACCGTTGGCCCACATCTCTCTACACACGTCCGCACGGTTGATATTGGTCTCGCCCAACTTTCCATGCACTCCATTAGGGAGACAGCAGGTAGTCACGACGTGAGGCACTATATCGACTTTTTCAAGGTGTTTTTCCATGGCTTCGGGGAAATTGACAGGGAACTGAGAGTTGACTGGCATTAA